A window of the Torulaspora globosa chromosome 6, complete sequence genome harbors these coding sequences:
- the CCT7 gene encoding chaperonin-containing T-complex subunit CCT7 (ancestral locus Anc_1.248), whose translation MNFGNQTPTIVVLKEGTDASQGKGQIISNINACVAVQEALKPTLGPLGSDILIVNSNKKTTISNDGATILKLLDVVHPAARTLVDISRAQDAEVGDGTTSVTILAGELMKEAKPFLEEGISSHVIMKGYRRAVELATAKIQEICVDISNNDSDSRKLLERCAKTAMTSKLIYKNADFFVKMCVDAVLSLDKDDLDDKLIGMKKIPGGSMEESLFINGVAFKKTFSYAGFEQQPKKFKNPKILSLNVELELKAEKDNAEVRVENVEDYQAIVDAEWQLIMEKLKQIESTGANIVLSKLPIGDLATQFFADRNIFCAGRVASDDLDRAILAVGGAIQSSTTDIKGEHLGTCEVFEEIQIGSERYNLFQGCPKAKTCTLLLRGGAEQVIAEVERSLHDAIMIVKRALQNKLIVAGGGAVEMEVSRYLRNYSKTIAGKQQLVINAFAKALEVIPRQLCENAGFDAIELLNKLRMAHSKGEKWYGVDFETESVGDNFAKFVWEPALVKINALNSATEAANLILSVDETITNKGSQPANAGMAPPPGAGRGRGLPMQ comes from the coding sequence ATGAATTTTGGTAATCAAACGCCGACAATTGttgttttgaaagaaggCACAGATGCCTCTCAAGGTAAAGGGCAGATCATATCTAATATCAATGCTTGTGTGGCAGTACAGGAAGCTCTAAAGCCAACTTTGGGACCTCTAGGTTCAGATATTCTAATTGTTAACTCAAATAAGAAAACTACAATCTCGAATGACGGTGCCACAATTTTAAAGCTGTTAGATGTTGTTCATCCAGCTGCCAGGACTTTGGTAGATATCTCCAGAGCACAAGATGCAGAGGTAGGAGATGGCACAACCAGTGTCACTATTCTTGCGGGGgaattgatgaaagaagcaAAGCCCTTTTTAGAGGAAGGAATCTCATCTCACGTTATTATGAAAGGTTATAGAAGGGCGGTCGAGTTAGCCACTGCGAAGATCCAAGAGATTTGTGTTGATATTTCTAACAACGACAGTGATAGCAGGAAGCTCTTGGAGCGTTGTGCCAAAACCGCCATGACATCCAAGCTGATTTACAAGAATGCGGATTTCTTTGTTAAGATGTGCGTGGACGCCGTGCTGTCTTTGGACAAAGATGATCTCGATGACAAGCTCATTGGTATGAAGAAGATTCCCGGAGGATCGATGGAAGAATCATTGTTCATTAATGGTGTGGCATTCAAGAAGACCTTCTCGTACGCCGGATTTGAACAACAACcaaagaagttcaagaatCCCAAGATTCTCAGCTTGAACGTAGAGTTGGAGCTGAAGGCTGAGAAGGATAACGCAGAAGTCCGCGTGGAGAATGTCGAGGACTATCAAGCCATCGTCGACGCTGAATGGCAATTAATCAtggagaagttgaagcaaATCGAAAGCACTGGTGCAAATATTGTGCTATCCAAGCTGCCAATTGGTGACTTGGCTACTCAATTCTTTGCAGATAGAAACATCTTCTGTGCAGGTAGAGTGGCTAGCGACGATCTCGATCGCGCTATATTGGCTGTTGGTGGTGCAATACAATCAAGCACAACTGACATCAAAGGGGAGCACTTGGGAACATGCGAAGTCTtcgaagaaattcaaaTCGGTTCCGAACGTTACAACCTGTTCCAGGGGTGTCCAAAGGCGAAGACTTGTACTTTGCTATTGAGAGGTGGTGCTGAACAGGTTATCGCAGAAGTGGAGAGATCTTTGCACGATGCTATTATGATCGTCAAGAGAGCGCTACAAAACAAGCTGATTGTCGCAGGCGGTGGTGCCGTTGAAATGGAGGTCTCAAGATATTTGCGCAACTACTCTAAGACAATCGCTGGTAAACAGCAACTAGTCATCAACGCTTTCGCCAAAGCACTTGAGGTCATACCCAGACAGCTTTGTGAAAACGCAGGCTTTGACGCCATAGAGCTACTGAATAAGCTAAGAATGGCGCATAGCAAAGGCGAAAAGTGGTACGGTGTCGATTTCGAGACTGAAAGCGTCGGTGATAACTTTGCTAAATTTGTATGGGAGCCGGCATTGGTGAAGATAAACGCCCTGAATAGTGCAACTGAAGCAGCTAACCTTATCCTTTCAGTAGATGAGACCATTACAAACAAGGGAAGCCAACCGGCAAATGCCGGTATGGCACCGCCTCCCGGTGCCggcagaggaagaggtcTGCCCATGCAATGA
- the GZF3 gene encoding Gzf3p (ancestral locus Anc_1.250), giving the protein MSGTTAAAAASDRADGRAGGSGVQGFYYPFQGAGGKGSLALSSSCSPGCSAGESPTGQEASVSSSSSSSPGVGNGAKQAGDGDGKSKVGHGTQHSHNQPHHSHSPVCKNCLTSTTPLWRRDEKGAVLCNACGLFLKLHGRPRPISLKTDVIKSRNRKGAHHQHNHASEGSGSLAEPQHRRSSSDDRKRKQQPGTGSEAKGKKSKVAEDPETRDVCSAANTLETLMSGDASKPRIKPKLKQEASHQMPSPSQSATQLPHLSALLENVRSGSKPAPGILETLSDRSAVSSPSIFAQGHQVANQVPLHVNPLNEPVKPGTSEIVPVVHAPTTQPAAPVSQSCSSTSLVRAGSMSQRYTSPPQSLGTSVPMVQTASALPVSVATPLPLSSVNESARSVHTGQSPLSILYKNEEEVIRLKTRINELELVTDLYKRHIFDLDEKCRELELEIESLKR; this is encoded by the coding sequence ATGAGTGGGACTACGGCAGCTGCCGCTGCGAGTGACAGGGCCGATGGGCGTGCCGGTGGTAGCGGCGTACAGGGTTTTTACTATCCTTTCCAGGGTGCTGGAGGCAAGGGGAGCTTGGCGCTGTCCTCTTCGTGCTCTCCGGGGTGTTCGGCGGGCGAGAGTCCGACCGGACAGGAAGCGTCCgtgtcgtcgtcgtcgtcttcttcgccgGGAGTGGGTAATGGGGCGAAGCAGGCCGGTGATGGCGATGGTAAGAGCAAAGTTGGTCATGGAACTCAGCATAGTCATAATCAGCCACATCACAGCCACAGTCCCGTTTGTAAGAACTGTCTGACGTCGACCACGCCGCTGTGGAGGCGAGACGAGAAGGGAGCGGTGCTCTGCAATGCGTGCGGGTTGTTTCTCAAGCTGCATGGCAGACCAAGACCAATCAGTCTGAAGACGGATGTTATCAAGTCGCGGAATCGCAAAGGTGCGCATCACCAGCATAATCATGCTAGCGAGGGCAGCGGTTCGCTGGCTGAGCCACAGCACAGGCGATCGTCCAGCGATGATaggaagagaaagcagcAGCCGGGGACGGGCAGCGAGGCGAAAGgcaagaagagcaaggTTGCTGAAGATCCGGAGACGCGGGATGTGTGCTCCGCGGCCAATACTCTAGAAACGCTGATGTCTGGCGACGCGTCGAAGCCAAGAATAAAACCCAAACTAAAGCAGGAAGCGTCACACCAGATGCCGTCGCCGTCGCAGTCTGCCACACAACTGCCGCATCTGTCGGCTTTGCTGGAAAACGTAAGAAGTGGCTCGAAACCCGCGCCAGGCATACTGGAAACGCTCAGTGACAGGTCGGCGGTCTCTTCGCCAAGCATCTTCGCTCAGGGTCATCAGGTCGCAAACCAGGTCCCGCTCCATGTGAATCCGCTGAACGAGCCAGTGAAGCCGGGCACGAGCGAAATCGTACCTGTCGTCCATGCTCCTACTACACAACCTGCGGCACCGGTGTCGCAAAGCTGCAGCTCAACTTCGCTAGTACGAGCTGGTTCAATGTCTCAACGATATACATCACCACCACAAAGTCTCGGAACATCAGTGCCCATGGTACAGAcagcttctgctttgccTGTGTCCGTGGCAACACCACTGCCATTGAGCTCCGTCAACGAATCAGCTCGATCAGTCCACACTGGACAAAGTCCGCTTTCAATCCTCtacaagaatgaagaagaggttatAAGGTTAAAAACGAGAATTAACGAGCTCGAATTGGTTACCGATCTGTACAAGAGACACATCTTTGATCTGGACGAAAAATGTAGAGAATTGGAGCTGGAGATTGAGAGTCTGAAACGCTGA
- the SPO14 gene encoding phospholipase D (ancestral locus Anc_1.251) produces the protein MVAGGQANGAVVPGISDADELGRDTEDREAVEEQKTEFDDEAGYKNLMFHEVPNSAVGERETEQEQGGRRKSFMQDPQLDIWRKEFKQAFRKVAVLSRLKGMRGGRQRRRESVALQHAGGDERDKYTQRLASDLIDSLMAGCPAALFPSTQFLRDEHGQRRAPLLLAMLGVRVEPLYFNGDPDGANKGADNAVGHDEEDDYSSVFSGIFSKGEDDTKKFFKVHLEYGIGENRLKWCVIKSYKDLSTLHGKLKLVSFQQNTINKLYIDRNGYHRFRLPHFPRKDDHEKSMFQNRKSGLKRVSTSATASSVNSSLNLAMDRICVKHLQDLIDEPEDLNQPMHLRVERYLRLLNIALCLRPQANRLFQFYELSPIGNLLSYEENHQSKQGYLIIRSTAKAQGWRVSHFRVNDLRDMIERHTTKWFLVRHSYILYVSDLHSTTPLDVFLMDSKFRIKFSGSRKDKESSNTTEPDWNGKSYSKITTKLLITLYNGERKMQIICRSESSLKQWVSSITHVANQTIWTKPHRFDSFAPVRKNAFCKFLVDGRDYFWALSEALNMAQDVIYIHDWWLSPELYMRRPVNGNQEFRIDRILKERAEKGVKIFIVVYRNVGNIVGTDSLWTKHSMLSLHHNIHLIRSPNQWLQNTYFWAHHEKMTVIDNTIAFMGGIDLCYGRYDTPEHVLRDDHENLNDQNFPGKDYSNARICDFHDLDKPFESMYDRKKIPRMPWHDVHMMTVGEAARDMARHFVQRWNYLLRQKRPSRPTPLLTPPCDFTRTQLKNSPFFRMLKPRSTCEVQVLRSAGSWSLGLKETEKSIQNAYLKLIETSEHFIYIENQFFVTTSHWDSVIIENKIGDAIVDRIIRANSEGRTWKAFIMIPLMPGFDSPIDQPEASSVRVIMQCQYQSISRGETSIFSRLKKVNIDPLQYIQFFSLRKWSTIGKNDKLVTEQLYVHAKVLIVDDRSCIIGSANINERSQLGNRDSEVAMIIRDTDLVKSKMNDKDYYAGRFAFELRKRLMREHLGCNVDLVEIVERLFGHLEELAKMNYKTLHTAADQSKKNEKLNSAMIELAYREVFDVEHSEAWEIRYANDPQSGDNGIVNFTSNDDTTAGGPLNSVSQELNGKSKLPDREASSTTIKNYHSFNYRAGEENIGIRDNKPISTDPRLTNNEKHRDDVAGLGVDGWKKVTKKFKENVTEQLRDWAVAALGSDSAKHKKEARLSFLPDRNDIEEYLRDDLITYEQKWDMLKRITYLQHLAYKNMENAKVNSSTGSAGTDFKYSNESKANHKAHDEILEEQELDDDCIDELLVQMAPNFQTRETFSQKLLNLRFIDPYSFDDPICGSFYEDMWFSIALRNSLLFRLVFHCQPDNAVQSWRDYKEYNRMAQEFSDNQDALIELEKFTRPTASSGNTFSTADALGKGDLPVRKDATGSVERGTTIGEVPQSVIHNDITSMADARANAAQSRRSKATALRMRLSGSLLFGFNQRIFDKYTARRILERVHGHLVVFPTEWLAKEVESKNWFYNVDRIPPIDIYD, from the coding sequence ATGGTAGCGGGCGGGCAGGCGAACGGGGCGGTCGTGCCGGGGATCTCGGATGCCGATGAGCTTGGACGCGACACAGAAGATCGGGAGGCGGTGGAGGAGCAGAAAACGGAATTCGATGACGAGGCTGGGTACAAGAATTTGATGTTCCATGAGGTGCCGAACTCGGCAGTGGGAGAGCGGGAGACTGAGCAGGAGCAGGGTGGGAGGAGGAAGTCGTTTATGCAGGATCCGCAGTTGGATATATGGCGGAAGGAGTTCAAACAGGCGTTCCGGAAAGTGGCTGTGCTGTCGCGGTTGAAAGGGATGCGCGGTGGGCGGCAGCGACGGCGCGAGTCGGTGGCGTTGCAGCACGCGGGTGGCGACGAGAGAGACAAGTATACGCAGCGGTTGGCATCGGATCTGATAGATTCGCTGATGGCGGGTTGTCCTGCGGCTTTGTTTCCGAGTACGCAGTTTTTGCGCGACGAACACGGGCAGCGAAGAGCGCCGTTGTTGCTGGCGATGCTGGGCGTTCGGGTGGAGCCGCTGTATTTCAACGGGGATCCGGACGGCGCAAACAAGGGTGCTGACAACGCGGTCGGGCAtgatgaggaggacgaTTACAGCTCAGTGTTCAGTGGTATCTTTAGCAAGGGCGAAGACGACAcgaagaagttcttcaaggtACATCTCGAGTACGGGATTGGCGAGAATCGTCTCAAGTGGTGTGTTATCAAGAGCTACAAAGACCTCAGTACCCTGCATGGGAAGCTGAAACTGGTGTCTTTCCAACAAAACACCATAAACAAGCTGTACATCGATCGCAATGGGTATCATCGGTTCCGGCTACCGCATTTCCCCAGGAAGGACGACCATGAAAAGAGCATGTTTCAAAACAGGAAGAGTGGGCTTAAACGTGTGAGCACTTCTGCTACTGCCAGCTCCGTTAATTCGTCGCTGAACTTAGCCATGGACCGCATATGCGTGAAGCATTTACAGGACTTGATTGACGAACCAGAGGATTTGAATCAACCGATGCATTTAAGAGTCGAAAGATACTTGCGATTGTTGAACATTGCTCTTTGTCTGCGACCGCAGGCCAATCGACTGTTCCAGTTCTACGAACTATCGCCGATTGGAAATCTCTTGAGTTACGAGGAAAACCACCAGAGTAAACAGGGCTATTTGATTATTAGGTCAACGGCAAAGGCTCAAGGATGGCGCGTCTCTCATTTCAGAGTTAACGATTTAAGAGATATGATAGAACGACATACCACAAAGTGGTTTCTAGTGCGGCACTCGTATATCCTTTACGTGTCAGACCTGCATTCGACGACACCTCTTGATGTTTTCCTTATGGATTCGAAATTCAGAATTAAGTTCTCAGGCTCTAGGAAGGATAAGGAGAGTTCGAATACTACTGAACCCGACTGGAACGGTAAAAGTTACAGCAAGATCACCACTAAACTGCTGATCACCTTGTATAATGGTGAAAGGAAAATGCAAATCATATGCAGATCTGAGTCCTCATTGAAACAATGGGTTTCGTCAATTACCCACGTTGCCAACCAAACTATCTGGACCAAACCACATCGATTTGACAGTTTTGCTCCAGTTAGAAAGAACGCTTTCTGTAAATTTCTCGTTGACGGGAGAGATTATTTTTGGGCCTTAAGTGAAGCGCTCAATATGGCACAGGACGTCATTTATATTCACGATTGGTGGCTTTCCCCCGAGCTGTATATGCGTCGGCCTGTAAATGGGAATCAAGAGTTCAGAATCGATagaattttgaaagagagaGCTGAAAAGGGAGTCAAAATCTTCATTGTAGTGTACAGAAATGTGGGTAACATTGTCGGGACTGATAGTTTATGGACGAAGCATTCAATGTTAAGTTTGCATCATAATATCCATCTTATAAGATCCCCCAACCAGTGGCTACAAAACACCTATTTTTGGGCACATCACGAAAAAATGACCGTCATCGATAACACCATAGCTTTTATGGGAGGAATCGATCTATGCTATGGCCGCTACGATACCCCTGAACATGTTTTGAGGGATGATCATGAAAACCTCAACGACCAGAACTTTCCAGGTAAGGATTATTCAAACGCGCGCATTTGCGATTTCCATGATTTGGATAAGCCTTTTGAGTCAATGTACGATCGAAAAAAGATTCCGAGGATGCCATGGCATGATGTTCATATGATGACAGTTGGTGAAGCTGCGAGAGATATGGCAAGACATTTTGTTCAGAGATGGAACTACTTACTTCGACAGAAGAGGCCCAGCCGACCAACGCCCTTGTTAACCCCACCATGCGACTTTACGAGGACACAGCTGAAAAACTCACCTTTTTTCAGGATGTTGAAGCCAAGATCGACATGCGAAGTGCAAGTGCTAAGAAGCGCGGGTTCATGGTCTTTAGGTTTGAAAGAGACTGAAAAATCAATTCAGAATGCTTATTTGAAACTAATTGAGACAAGTGAGCATTTCATTTATATTGAAAACCAGTTTTTCGTCACGACCTCGCATTGGGATAGTGTCATTATTGAGAATAAAATTGGTGACGCCATCGTAGATCGTATTATAAGAGCCAACAGTGAAGGCCGAACATGGAAGGCATTTATCATGATCCCGTTGATGCCTGGCTTCGATTCACCGATTGATCAACCGGAAGCTTCAAGTGTTCGTGTCATCATGCAATGCCAATATCAATCTATCTCCCGTGGAGAAACGTCGATTTTCTCCCGATTAAAAAAGGTTAATATAGATCCTTTACAGTACATCCAGTTTTTCTCTTTGCGAAAATGGTCCACCATTGGAAAGAACGATAAATTGGTGACTGAGCAACTTTACGTTCACGCGAAAGTGCTGATAGTCGATGATCGTAGTTGTATCATTGGCAGCGCAAATATCAATGAAAGATCACAACTGGGCAACCGTGATAGTGAAGTCGCCATGATAATTAGGGACACTGATTTAGTCAAGTCTAAGATGAACGACAAGGATTACTACGCTGGAAGATTTGCATTTGAGTTGAGAAAGAGGTTAATGCGAGAGCACTTGGGTTGCAATGTGGATCTTGTTGAGATTGTCGAGAGACTGTTTGGTCATCTCGAGGAACTGGCAAAAATGAATTACAAAACTCTTCATACCGCCGCCGAtcaatcgaagaaaaaCGAAAAGCTGAACTCAGCCATGATAGAGTTAGCTTATCGTGAGGTATTCGACGTGGAGCACAGTGAGGCATGGGAGATCAGATATGCAAACGATCCACAATCTGGCGATAATGGTATTGTTAATTTTACAAGCAATGATGACACCACTGCTGGTGGACCATTAAATTCAGTAAGCCAGGAACTAAATGGAAAATCCAAGCTTCCTGATAGGGAAGCCTCAAGCACAACTATTAAGAATTATCACTCTTTCAATTATCGAGCTGGCGAAGAAAACATCGGTATACGTGACAATAAACCCATCAGTACTGATCCTAGGTTAACCAATAATGAGAAACACAGGGACGACGTTGCGGGCTTAGGAGTGGATGGATGGAAGAAAGTTACTAAGAAATTCAAGGAAAATGTCACGGAGCAGCTACGCGATTGGGCAGTTGCTGCTCTAGGCTCGGATTCAGCGAAACATAAGAAAGAGGCACGTTTATCTTTCTTACCGGACAGAaatgatattgaagaatacTTGCGGGATGATTTGATCACGTATGAGCAAAAGTGGGACATGTTAAAAAGAATTACTTACTTACAACATCTGGCATACAAAAATATGGAGAATGCTAAAGTCAACAGCAGTACAGGTTCTGCGGGTACCGATTTTAAGTACAGCAATGAATCGAAAGCGAATCACAAGGCTCATGACGAGATCTTAGAGGAGCAGGAACTCGATGATGACTGTATTGATGAACTATTGGTGCAGATGGCACCAAACTTTCAAACGCGTGAGACTTTCAGCCAGAAACTACTCAACTTGAGATTTATTGATCCCTATTCTTTTGATGACCCGATTTGCGGTTCTTTTTACGAGGATATGTGGTTTTCTATCGCATTGCGAAACAGTTTGCTGTTCCGCCTTGTGTTTCACTGCCAGCCAGATAACGCAGTACAGTCTTGGAGAGACTACAAGGAATACAACAGAATGGCTCAAGAATTTTCCGATAATCAGGACGCTTTGATAGAATTAGAGAAGTTCACGAGACCTACCGCTAGTTCTGGCAATACTTTTTCAACGGCAGATGCGCTTGGAAAAGGTGATCTGCCGGTCAGAAAAGACGCTACTGGCTCTGTTGAGAGAGGTACCACGATAGGCGAGGTACCGCAAAGCGTAATACACAATGACATAACCAGCATGGCCGACGCCAGAGCTAATGCTGCACAAAGCAGGCGTTCAAAAGCAACCGCTTTGAGGATGAGACTGTCTGGAAGTCTATTGTTCGGCTTCAATCAAAGAATCTTTGACAAATACACAGCAAGGCGAATACTGGAAAGAGTACATGGACATCTGGTTGTATTTCCAACTGAGTGGCTGGCAAAGGAGGTCGAATCAAAGAATTGGTTTTACAATGTTGATAGAATTCCTCCAATTGATATCTATGATTGA
- a CDS encoding uncharacterized protein (ancestral locus Anc_1.247), with protein MSSNEQLSQLGRALSTTAAALFGSQNMEDTILSYSSPYKRALHQAMTNIGSDGAAISLGWKGKNGPGTFQSLYSSQDGKSFFRNKITDSKTSFKVLSYLSDDLLHDIPGDEAETKADPHSRLLLKENGEAKGKKKSTTQDPSLFQGFEASLPIINEALKHQSSSSGSEIKTIRGPELNDTEFNDNNGIGEQFILPDGLKPERITESYSRRYLKAVSSQVTDSLDLLEIQKKVAASEIREIDGKLERLRKIRESVFKRIARIEQNELFLENNLDLVRDRLSFLEEYGLEMENGTENDDKGEISPEVSEQTDFKDSDMGNARSEEDISDKSIVVEESSNTSALMSRSIYMKLKTKDESPVKKLRNFYHDNNKKRRKTFPTLQQYYSRGSKINAFKGAHNESITCLDFDVPFGTLCTAGHLDHSIKIWDLSQKKQIGQMSGHKASISCMQMDNRYSMLITGGRDAVLKMWDLNLGAQLYQEQSDVIPSTESACVYTFDSHVDEITALSFDSAYLVSGSQDRTVRQWDLSSGKCLQTIDLSFAGRLSQNNSASSSSMLTPTDISPIIGALQCFDAALATGTKDGMVRLWDLRSGKVIRTLEGHTDAITALKFDSRNLITGSLDRSVRIWDLRTGTLADAFAYESPVLSLDFDSQSIVVANREATVQVVDRNDDKHWQCGAQDSSDSSTAQFVRYKDGYMVEGRSNGDVAAWAL; from the coding sequence ATGTCCAGTAATGAGCAATTGTCGCAGCTCGGGAGAGCACTGTCGacaacagcagctgcaCTCTTCGGATCTCAAAATATGGAAGATACTATTCTGTCATACAGCAGTCCGTATAAGAGAGCTTTACATCAAGCTATGACAAATATTGGATCCGATGGAGCAGCTATATCTCTGGGTTGGAAGGGGAAGAATGGTCCCGGAACCTTCCAGAGTCTGTATTCATCGCAGGACGGTaagagcttcttcaggaaTAAAATTACTGACTCGAAGACCAGTTTTAAAGTGCTGAGCTATCTCAGTGACGACTTATTGCATGATATCCCTGGCGATGAGGCGGAGACGAAGGCTGACCCTCATAGCAGGCTACTACTGAAGGAGAACGGGGAAGCgaagggcaagaaaaaGAGTACAACTCAGGATCCCTCATTGTTCCAAGGTTTTGAAGCATCTTTACCTATCATTAATGAGGCGCTCAAGCATCAGAGCAGCTCATCGGGGAGCGAAATCAAGACAATACGAGGTCCCGAATTGAACGATACAGAGTTTAACGACAACAACGGAATTGGCGAACAGTTCATTCTTCCGGATGGTTTAAAGCCAGAAAGAATCACCGAGTCGTACTCCAGAAGATATCTCAAGGCTGTTTCCAGTCAAGTTACTGATAGTTTGGACCTTTTGGagatccagaagaaagtcGCAGCAAGTGAAATCAGAGAAATCGACGGTAAATTGGAGCGATTGAGAAAAATCCGAGAGTCAGTTTTCAAAAGGATTGCCAGGATTGAGCAAAATGAGCTCTTCCTTGAGAATAATCTAGATCTGGTGAGGGACAGATTGTCGTTCCTGGAGGAATATGGTCTGGAGATGGAAAATGGGACAGAAAATGATGACAAGGGTGAAATTTCCCCTGAGGTATCAGAACAGActgatttcaaagattccGACATGGGAAATGCCAgaagcgaagaagacatcAGTGATAAAAGTATCGTAGTCGAGGAAAGCAGCAATACTTCCGCCTTGATGAGCCGGTCAATCTACATGAAGCTCAAGACGAAAGACGAGAGCCCAGTAAAAAAGTTGCGTAATTTCTATCATGACAACAATAAGAAGCGCAGAAAGACGTTTCCAACTCTTCAGCAGTACTATTCCAGGGGATCCAAGATAAATGCTTTCAAAGGTGCACATAATGAATCAATTACATGCCTGGATTTTGATGTACCATTTGGCACGCTCTGCACTGCCGGACATCTGGACCATTCCATCAAGATATGGGACTTGTCtcaaaagaagcagattgGACAGATGTCTGGACACAAGGCTAGCATCAGTTGCATGCAAATGGACAATCGCTACAGCATGTTGATCACAGGTGGTCGAGATGCCGTCTTAAAGATGTGGGATTTAAATTTAGGTGCGCAACTTTATCAAGAACAGAGTGATGTCATTCCAAGCACCGAAAGCGCTTGCGTATACACTTTTGATTCGCATGTCGATGAGATCACGGCCCTCTCGTTCGACTCTGCCTACCTGGTGAGTGGCTCACAGGATAGAACCGTTCGCCAATGGGATCTGAGCAGCGGAAAATGTCTGCAGACAATCGACCTAAGTTTTGCTGGTCGCCTAAGCCAAAATAACTCAGCCTCGAGCTCCTCAATGCTAACGCCAACGGATATCTCCCCCATAATCGGTGCCCTCCAATGCTTCGATGCCGCCCTGGCCACCGGTACAAAAGACGGCATGGTGAGACTCTGGGATCTAAGGTCAGGCAAAGTCATTCGCACTCTTGAGGGACATACGGATGCGATTACAGCCCTCAAATTCGACTCAAGAAACCTCATTACCGGTTCCCTAGATCGTAGCGTCAGGATTTGGGATTTACGAACAGGTACACTTGCCGATGCCTTCGCCTACGAGTCGCCGGTTCTCTCGCTAGATTTTGATTCCCAGAGCATAGTCGTCGCGAACCGCGAAGCGACGGTTCAGGTCGTTGACAGAAATGATGACAAACACTGGCAATGCGGTGCCCAAGATTCAAGTGATTCATCTACCGCGCAGTTTGTGCGATACAAGGACGGTTACATGGTTGAAGGCCGCAGCAACGGCGACGTTGCTGCTTGGGCTCTATGA
- the DID2 gene encoding Did2p (ancestral locus Anc_1.249) has product MSRNPSAGLENTLFQLKFTSKQLQKQAQKASKEEKQESNKLKKALNESEEIARIYASNAIRKKNERLQLLKLASRIDSVASRVQTAVTMRQVSGSMASVCRGMDKALQSMNLQQITMIMDKFEQQFEDLDASVNVYEDMGISSDAVIVDADKVDELMSKVADENGLELKQSARLDELPDLEQPEINEEKEDKLAQRLRALRG; this is encoded by the coding sequence ATGTCACGTAACCCATCAGCTGGTCTGGAAAATACTCTATTTCAATTGAAATTTACTTCGAAGCAGTTGCAGAAACAGGCTCAAAAAGCctccaaggaagagaagcaaGAATCTAATAAACTGAAAAAAGCCTTGAACGAAAGCGAAGAGATTGCTAGGATATATGCTTCAAATGCgataaggaagaagaatgaaagGCTGCAGTTGCTGAAATTGGCTTCAAGAATCGATTCAGTCGCTTCTCGGGTGCAAACTGCGGTCACAATGAGACAGGTGTCGGGATCCATGGCGTCTGTGTGTCGAGGTATGGATAAGGCTTTGCAAAGCATGAACTTGCAACAAATTACAATGATAATGGATAAATTTGAGCAACAGTTTGAGGACTTAGATGCAAGCGTTAACGTCTATGAGGACATGGGAATAAGCTCAGATGCTGTCATAGTCGACGCGGATAAGGTGGATGAATTGATGAGCAAAGTGGCCGACGAAAATGGGCTGGAATTGAAACAAAGTGCGAGACTCGATGAGCTACCTGACCTTGAGCAACCCGAGATAAacgaagaaaaagaagacAAACTGGCACAAAGATTACGTGCGTTGCGTGGCTGA